A genome region from Deltaproteobacteria bacterium includes the following:
- a CDS encoding sigma-70 family RNA polymerase sigma factor, protein MKAPAKGNKAVPAKAQGKVVAKAMTYEQVTKLQAGAGAAGAAGSKKARPAPFSSPDAAKLREQKRKLAQILGPEEEQQDIYDEVDIMKTYLKEVGNIKLFTPEEEVKAASKIEAITEKLYDTVLVVPFVTHLIMYRSSLLKEKKYKVWDMVKYDEMIDRGADEEAVSEKVIRTATVLKALHQKRLRMMKELYDKRLSKQAREKLDSRYDKLLQELLDNIKRLNLNIVFVEGIVRMLQAWRDGKHRDAGMPGMLVIENETAAEMILPPAHLEVGYPEENLRRLLVEVERTQREIKFAKEEFVKANLRLVISIAKKYRNAKVSLTDLVQEGNIGLMRAVDKYEYKRGLKFSTYATWWIKQAINRAIFDQSRTVRIPVYMRENLNKLKQAQKKLSSASGEPPSIHDIAKELGMPEDRVTELLQIDLETVSLEMSVGKEDDKVLADLIEDDKVPLPEEEMVNISLAEELDKALKTLSPREEKILRMRFGIGGTRRHTLLEIGKDFGLTRERIRQIEKKGVEKLRLPLKNVSLQDFLEEGL, encoded by the coding sequence GTGAAGGCCCCAGCCAAGGGGAACAAGGCCGTACCGGCGAAGGCCCAGGGCAAGGTGGTCGCGAAGGCGATGACCTACGAGCAGGTTACGAAGCTTCAGGCGGGCGCTGGAGCCGCCGGGGCTGCCGGCAGCAAGAAGGCGCGTCCGGCGCCATTCTCGTCACCGGATGCGGCCAAGCTTCGCGAACAGAAGCGCAAGCTCGCCCAGATTCTTGGTCCTGAGGAAGAGCAGCAGGATATCTACGACGAAGTCGATATCATGAAGACCTACCTGAAAGAGGTAGGCAACATAAAGCTCTTCACGCCGGAAGAAGAAGTGAAGGCGGCCTCGAAAATCGAGGCCATTACCGAAAAGCTCTACGACACGGTGCTTGTCGTTCCATTCGTCACGCATCTGATCATGTACCGTTCCAGTCTTCTCAAGGAGAAGAAATACAAGGTCTGGGACATGGTGAAATACGACGAGATGATCGACCGTGGCGCCGATGAGGAGGCCGTATCGGAAAAGGTCATCCGCACGGCCACCGTCCTGAAGGCGCTCCACCAGAAGCGCCTCCGGATGATGAAGGAACTTTATGACAAGCGGCTGTCGAAGCAGGCCCGCGAGAAACTGGACAGCCGGTATGACAAGCTGCTCCAGGAACTGCTGGACAACATCAAGAGGCTGAACCTGAACATCGTGTTCGTCGAGGGTATCGTGCGCATGCTGCAGGCGTGGCGGGACGGCAAGCACCGCGACGCAGGCATGCCCGGTATGCTCGTGATCGAAAACGAGACTGCCGCCGAAATGATCCTGCCCCCGGCGCATCTTGAGGTCGGTTATCCGGAGGAGAACCTGAGACGCCTCCTTGTCGAGGTGGAGCGCACCCAGCGGGAGATCAAGTTCGCCAAGGAGGAGTTCGTCAAGGCAAACCTCCGGCTGGTGATCTCTATCGCCAAGAAATACCGCAATGCCAAGGTGTCGCTCACCGATCTCGTCCAGGAGGGCAACATCGGCCTCATGCGCGCCGTGGACAAATACGAATACAAGCGCGGCCTGAAGTTCTCCACCTATGCGACCTGGTGGATCAAGCAGGCCATCAACCGGGCCATTTTCGACCAGTCGCGCACGGTGCGTATCCCGGTCTACATGCGCGAGAACCTGAACAAGCTGAAGCAGGCGCAGAAGAAGCTCTCCAGCGCGTCCGGAGAGCCGCCCTCCATCCACGACATCGCCAAGGAACTGGGCATGCCCGAGGACCGCGTGACCGAGCTGCTCCAGATCGATCTGGAAACGGTCTCGCTGGAAATGTCCGTGGGCAAGGAAGATGACAAGGTGCTCGCCGACCTCATCGAGGACGACAAGGTTCCGCTTCCCGAAGAGGAGATGGTGAACATCTCGCTTGCCGAGGAACTGGACAAGGCGCTGAAGACGCTTTCTCCCCGCGAGGAAAAGATCCTGCGCATGCGGTTCGGAATCGGCGGCACACGGCGTCACACGCTGCTCGAGATTGGCAAGGATTTCGGACTCACCCGCGAGCGCATACGCCAGATCGAGAAAAAGGGCGTCGAAAAGCTGCGTCTTCCGCTCAAGAACGTCAGTTTGCAGGACTTCCTCGAAGAAGGCCTGTAA
- a CDS encoding lysophospholipase, which translates to MPAPAVTTANTVPYDDLHRTLGYLDLPICYRKWPVDGAKGAVVIVHGLSEHSGRYRHVAEALNARKLSVFALDNRGHGRTGGQRCHVDAYDDYVRDLERFFSTVVEPELKGTPVALFGHSNGGLIAARFVLANPSRVRALALSGPLLKLIKEVPPWKRILGSLFDRYWPRFKFPNDLAPEQLTHDPLMIEAWMRDGLIAHEVTPRWFKESERASADALARAREIRVPLLVQHGGADPLTSPQASRQFVAHASSETKECRIYDGLRHEIVNEIERDRVIAELADWLAARF; encoded by the coding sequence ATGCCCGCTCCAGCCGTCACGACTGCCAATACGGTACCCTACGACGACCTTCACCGGACGCTGGGCTACCTGGACCTGCCTATCTGCTACCGGAAGTGGCCGGTTGACGGTGCGAAAGGCGCTGTCGTGATCGTTCACGGCCTTTCCGAGCATTCGGGCCGGTACCGCCACGTGGCCGAGGCACTGAACGCCCGCAAGCTGTCGGTCTTCGCTCTCGACAACCGTGGCCATGGCCGGACGGGTGGCCAGCGGTGCCATGTGGATGCCTATGACGACTATGTGCGCGACCTGGAGCGGTTCTTCTCGACCGTGGTTGAGCCTGAGCTCAAGGGAACTCCCGTGGCCCTGTTCGGCCATTCCAATGGGGGTCTGATCGCTGCCCGGTTCGTTCTGGCGAATCCGTCGCGTGTCCGGGCGTTGGCGCTTTCCGGGCCCCTTCTGAAGCTCATCAAGGAAGTCCCCCCCTGGAAGCGGATACTGGGAAGCCTGTTCGACAGGTACTGGCCCCGGTTCAAGTTCCCCAATGACCTTGCGCCCGAACAGCTCACGCACGATCCGCTGATGATCGAGGCGTGGATGCGCGATGGCCTGATCGCCCACGAGGTGACGCCGAGATGGTTCAAGGAGTCAGAGCGGGCCAGTGCCGATGCGCTCGCACGGGCACGGGAAATCCGCGTTCCGCTGCTTGTCCAGCACGGCGGGGCGGACCCGCTTACGTCGCCGCAAGCGTCGAGGCAGTTCGTGGCGCACGCTTCCAGCGAGACGAAAGAGTGCCGCATTTATGACGGCCTCCGGCATGAGATTGTCAATGAGATCGAACGGGACCGGGTGATCGCAGAGCTGGCGGACTGGCTGGCGGCAAGGTTCTGA
- a CDS encoding glycoside hydrolase has product MPRGPVQDLSGQWTLEAGGRRGVAEVPGHWQMSPGFETHTGVAVYSRQIRMPPRREGERRFIVVRGAFYYIKVTFAGAVLGTAEGYFMPHAFELPDGVDEGELRIELNCPVERDKNAKRMITGVFSHWDCLDPDKNAGGLWLPVEIHRTGIVRIRNATVLTHSIDPEKGEAEVELLWELDSILMGAGRIEAVLTPEGFAGDPVRIEAVVALPAGRDIGSSGRVKVTGIHPWWTREIGEPRCYRAAVTIHYEGTVSDRVEFTTGFRTFRFDNFIAYLNGRRFFVRGSNYPPGDVRISRMNRKRCERDIELALQCNFNMLRVHAHVDHPELYEAADRAGLLIWQDMPLQWLYVPEAAPEIVRQSEEMVRLLGSHPSVSVWCMHNEPIHIVDTKETRWTELGKTVFSLMVFSRNREVTASRSRRHVRELDPTHPVVRSSGEMTPFSGGEDVHLYWGWYPFFGRNMRGLERLLNLMPRYARFITEFGAQSTPEPEHARTFMGDDIRKVDWKRMERNFHLQDEFLRCWLKPEAFESFEALYEASCAWQSWVHRYYIDRYRRRKYHPAGGILQFMFLDSEPCIQWTVVDDRRVPKLSYYRLADAFRPTYFFALAEQDYRKGRGRIPLFWVNDRPQPVEGQLSAVLTGPSGEVSRILDRKLTLPADSECEWLLDVPVPGAPGMHTLTLTLDDGHGRLENVYSFEVK; this is encoded by the coding sequence ATGCCACGCGGACCGGTACAGGATTTGTCAGGGCAGTGGACGCTGGAGGCGGGCGGCCGCCGTGGCGTTGCGGAAGTGCCGGGTCACTGGCAGATGTCGCCAGGATTCGAGACCCACACCGGCGTCGCCGTATATAGCCGCCAGATACGGATGCCGCCCCGGCGAGAGGGCGAGCGCCGTTTTATCGTGGTTCGTGGCGCGTTCTACTACATCAAAGTGACCTTCGCGGGGGCCGTGCTGGGCACGGCGGAAGGCTACTTCATGCCCCATGCGTTTGAACTGCCTGATGGGGTAGACGAGGGCGAACTGCGGATCGAACTCAACTGTCCGGTTGAACGGGACAAGAACGCCAAGCGGATGATCACGGGGGTCTTTTCCCACTGGGATTGTCTGGACCCGGACAAGAATGCTGGCGGCCTGTGGCTTCCGGTGGAAATCCACCGCACCGGAATCGTCCGTATCCGGAATGCGACGGTCCTGACTCATTCCATTGATCCGGAGAAGGGCGAAGCAGAGGTCGAGCTGCTCTGGGAACTGGATTCGATCCTGATGGGGGCAGGGCGGATCGAGGCAGTATTGACGCCAGAGGGGTTTGCCGGTGATCCGGTCCGGATCGAAGCGGTTGTCGCCCTGCCTGCCGGACGAGACATCGGATCGTCAGGACGGGTGAAGGTCACGGGCATTCATCCCTGGTGGACCCGTGAGATCGGCGAGCCCCGCTGCTACCGGGCGGCGGTCACGATCCATTACGAGGGGACGGTTTCCGACCGGGTGGAGTTCACCACCGGATTCCGCACGTTCCGGTTCGACAACTTTATCGCATACCTGAACGGACGGAGGTTCTTCGTCCGGGGTTCCAACTATCCGCCCGGCGATGTGCGCATCAGCCGGATGAACCGGAAACGGTGCGAGCGGGATATCGAACTGGCGCTCCAGTGCAACTTCAACATGCTGCGTGTCCATGCGCATGTGGACCACCCGGAGCTGTACGAGGCCGCCGACCGGGCGGGGCTGCTCATCTGGCAGGACATGCCGCTCCAGTGGCTCTATGTGCCGGAGGCAGCACCTGAGATCGTTCGCCAGTCGGAGGAGATGGTCCGGCTCCTGGGCTCCCATCCGTCGGTCTCCGTCTGGTGCATGCACAACGAGCCCATCCATATCGTCGATACCAAGGAAACCCGCTGGACGGAACTGGGCAAGACCGTCTTTTCCCTCATGGTATTTTCGCGCAACCGCGAAGTCACCGCCAGCCGGAGCCGGCGGCATGTGCGGGAACTGGACCCAACACACCCTGTCGTGCGCAGTTCCGGGGAGATGACGCCGTTTTCTGGCGGCGAGGACGTCCATCTTTACTGGGGCTGGTATCCGTTTTTCGGCCGGAACATGCGCGGCCTGGAGCGTTTGCTGAACCTCATGCCCCGTTATGCCCGGTTCATCACGGAGTTCGGCGCGCAGTCCACTCCGGAGCCAGAACATGCCCGCACGTTCATGGGCGATGATATCCGCAAGGTGGACTGGAAACGGATGGAGCGGAACTTCCACCTTCAGGACGAATTCCTGCGGTGCTGGCTAAAGCCGGAAGCATTTGAATCGTTCGAGGCGCTCTACGAGGCGAGCTGCGCCTGGCAGTCCTGGGTTCACCGCTATTACATTGACCGCTACCGCCGCCGGAAATATCACCCGGCTGGTGGCATTCTCCAATTCATGTTCCTGGACTCGGAACCCTGCATCCAGTGGACCGTGGTGGATGATCGCCGGGTGCCGAAGCTGAGCTACTACAGGCTCGCTGATGCCTTCCGGCCCACCTATTTTTTTGCGCTGGCGGAGCAGGACTACCGGAAGGGGCGGGGGAGGATCCCGCTTTTCTGGGTGAACGACCGTCCGCAGCCGGTGGAAGGTCAACTCTCGGCCGTGCTGACGGGGCCGTCCGGCGAGGTAAGCCGCATACTGGACCGGAAACTGACGCTCCCGGCCGATTCCGAATGCGAATGGCTGCTTGATGTTCCGGTGCCGGGTGCCCCCGGCATGCATACGCTGACGCTCACGCTGGATGACGGACATGGCCGGCTCGAAAATGTCTACAGCTTCGAGGTCAAATGA
- a CDS encoding peptide ABC transporter substrate-binding protein translates to MSSRVIALCMLAAAWMSVACTPARDPHTLIVNIGTEPPSLDPARATDHVSFNVIANLLAGLVEYGPDYSPEPAIAERWDILDGGRLYRFHLREDVRWSDGIPLTAHDFEYSWRRVLDPDTASDYAYLLYDIENARELNQREMAGMEKLGVRAVDDRTFEVRLRNPVAYFLAICAFEITWPVRRDVVDRGPGWTEAGRWVSSGPYLLKEWRHDSHLVLEANPHYFAGEAPVKRVRLIMVNDPTAGLALFDRGMLDIIDNYSLAGIDVREMSRHPNYRRVPQLRGYYYGFNTTRPPVDDVRVRRAIGHAIDRTVFDRVLLSGERGATGWIPPGMFAHNPAAGLHYDPERARALLAEAGYPGGKGMPPIELHFNNSDLHLLVAQVVQAVLRRELNIQVQLRAVEWKVYLNELREDPPAMYRMGWGADYPDPDNFMNLFTAASGNNFTRWGDAGFDQLIAEASMNPDPESRRAHYDRLQEILLVEAAAIIPLFVTSENTVFADGVEGFSYDGFARLKLFPVRFGPGRKAGGRIR, encoded by the coding sequence ATGAGCTCCCGGGTGATTGCGCTGTGCATGCTGGCAGCGGCGTGGATGTCCGTCGCCTGCACACCCGCCCGTGATCCGCATACGCTGATTGTCAATATCGGCACCGAACCGCCGTCGCTCGATCCGGCGCGGGCGACGGATCATGTATCGTTCAATGTCATTGCGAACCTGCTGGCAGGGCTCGTGGAGTATGGTCCAGACTATTCACCCGAACCGGCGATCGCCGAACGGTGGGATATCCTCGACGGCGGCCGGTTGTACCGCTTTCACCTGAGGGAAGACGTGCGCTGGTCGGACGGCATCCCGCTGACGGCCCATGACTTCGAGTATTCCTGGCGTCGGGTTCTCGATCCGGATACCGCTTCTGACTATGCCTATCTGCTCTATGACATCGAAAACGCCCGTGAGCTGAACCAGCGGGAAATGGCCGGGATGGAAAAACTGGGAGTCCGGGCCGTCGATGACCGGACCTTCGAGGTCCGGCTCCGGAACCCCGTGGCCTACTTCCTTGCCATCTGCGCCTTTGAAATTACCTGGCCTGTCCGCCGCGACGTGGTGGACCGGGGGCCGGGATGGACGGAAGCGGGGCGATGGGTCTCCAGCGGTCCGTACCTGCTGAAGGAGTGGAGGCACGACTCCCATCTGGTGCTGGAGGCAAACCCCCACTATTTCGCCGGCGAGGCGCCCGTGAAGCGCGTGCGGCTGATCATGGTCAATGATCCGACGGCCGGGCTGGCCCTGTTCGACCGGGGCATGCTCGATATCATCGACAACTACTCGCTGGCCGGAATCGACGTGCGGGAGATGTCACGTCATCCGAACTACCGCCGGGTGCCGCAGCTCCGGGGCTACTACTACGGGTTCAACACCACGCGTCCACCGGTTGACGATGTGCGTGTCCGCCGGGCCATCGGACATGCCATTGACCGGACTGTATTTGACCGGGTGCTTCTTTCCGGGGAACGGGGTGCCACAGGCTGGATCCCGCCCGGCATGTTCGCTCATAACCCGGCCGCGGGTCTTCATTATGATCCGGAACGGGCACGGGCACTTCTCGCCGAGGCCGGATATCCCGGCGGCAAGGGGATGCCGCCCATCGAACTCCATTTCAATAACAGCGACCTCCATCTGCTGGTAGCGCAGGTGGTACAGGCGGTTCTCAGGCGCGAACTGAACATTCAGGTACAACTCCGGGCCGTCGAATGGAAAGTCTACCTGAACGAACTCCGCGAAGACCCGCCCGCCATGTACCGGATGGGGTGGGGCGCGGACTATCCGGATCCCGACAATTTCATGAACCTCTTTACCGCCGCATCCGGCAACAACTTCACCCGTTGGGGTGATGCCGGATTCGACCAGCTGATCGCCGAGGCGTCCATGAACCCCGACCCGGAGAGCCGCCGCGCCCATTACGACCGCTTGCAGGAGATACTGCTGGTGGAGGCGGCTGCGATTATCCCGCTGTTCGTTACGTCTGAGAACACGGTCTTTGCCGATGGGGTCGAGGGGTTCAGCTACGACGGCTTTGCCCGCCTGAAACTGTTCCCTGTCCGGTTTGGCCCCGGCCGGAAAGCGGGAGGACGTATCCGGTGA
- a CDS encoding ABC transporter permease, with amino-acid sequence MRQVALRRLLFLPLQLLAVASVCFFLLRAAPGNPFEGERKLPEAVLKNLEERYHLSGPWYEQWWAFVGGTLTFDFGVSLKYRDRPVRSIIAEAAPVSFALGSLAFVFGLGLAVVAGVAGAALSADVRLKFVDRLVMTKASLLIAAPKFLLGGLLVYLFSFRLRWLPPAQWGDISQVILPVLTLALPVAGSLTLLIRNSMLEVLQSRYVQTGRAKGLGQLRLVALHALPNAMHGVLSYLGPVFATLLTGSFVVEKIFAVPGMGWQFVASVMDRDYTTVLGASVFFAAVLVLANLVADLAAAWIDPRSGEIPGEDVA; translated from the coding sequence GTGAGACAGGTCGCACTTCGCCGCCTTCTTTTCCTGCCATTGCAGCTGCTCGCGGTGGCGAGCGTCTGCTTTTTCCTGCTCCGTGCGGCGCCGGGAAACCCCTTTGAAGGAGAACGAAAGCTCCCCGAAGCCGTCCTGAAGAACCTGGAGGAACGCTACCACCTGTCCGGTCCCTGGTACGAGCAGTGGTGGGCTTTCGTGGGCGGGACGCTCACGTTCGATTTCGGCGTTTCGCTCAAATACCGCGACCGGCCGGTCCGTTCGATCATCGCCGAGGCCGCGCCAGTGTCATTTGCCCTGGGTTCCCTCGCCTTCGTGTTCGGGCTTGGGCTGGCGGTTGTGGCCGGGGTTGCCGGGGCGGCGCTGTCGGCGGACGTGCGCCTGAAGTTCGTGGACCGTCTGGTGATGACCAAGGCGTCGCTGCTCATTGCCGCGCCGAAATTCCTGCTGGGCGGACTTCTGGTTTATCTCTTTTCATTCAGGCTCCGGTGGCTGCCGCCCGCCCAGTGGGGGGATATTTCCCAGGTGATCCTGCCGGTGCTGACGCTCGCGCTCCCGGTGGCCGGGAGCCTGACGCTCCTCATCCGCAACTCCATGCTGGAAGTCCTGCAGAGCCGGTATGTCCAAACCGGCAGGGCCAAGGGGCTGGGCCAGTTGCGGCTGGTTGCCCTGCACGCGCTGCCGAACGCCATGCATGGTGTCCTGTCCTATCTGGGGCCGGTGTTTGCCACGCTGCTGACGGGCAGTTTCGTCGTGGAAAAGATATTCGCCGTGCCGGGTATGGGCTGGCAGTTCGTCGCCTCGGTGATGGACCGGGACTACACCACGGTGCTCGGAGCGAGCGTCTTTTTTGCCGCGGTTCTGGTTCTGGCAAACCTCGTCGCCGACCTCGCAGCCGCCTGGATAGACCCCCGTTCGGGCGAGATTCCGGGGGAGGACGTGGCATGA
- a CDS encoding ABC transporter permease translates to MKGWLTAAGVIFVAGLLAPLIAPHPPSGLFEERVLLSPGPAHWMGTDELGRDLLSRVVYGARVSIAVGLIGAATTLLLGGLAGILAGLAGRDASEWSLRGIDLFISIPELLIVVLLAQILGSSVWGVGAAIGLVSWPKVARLFHGETRKLRHEAFVESARVAGAGTARVVFRHLLPNLRSTAIVVFSLLVASSMLTESVLSFIGLGINDPFDPWGTSWGTLASAGWRAIRGYPHLFFFPSAAVALTVFVMNSLGESFRRHLEHRERRVG, encoded by the coding sequence ATGAAAGGCTGGCTCACCGCGGCAGGGGTCATTTTCGTGGCGGGACTGCTCGCGCCCCTGATCGCGCCGCATCCGCCGTCCGGGCTGTTCGAGGAGCGGGTCCTGCTGAGTCCCGGCCCGGCGCACTGGATGGGTACCGATGAACTGGGCCGCGACCTCCTGAGCCGTGTCGTCTATGGAGCACGGGTATCGATCGCCGTGGGGCTGATCGGCGCGGCGACGACCCTTTTGCTGGGCGGGCTTGCCGGAATCCTGGCGGGACTTGCGGGTCGTGATGCTTCGGAGTGGTCGCTCCGGGGGATTGATCTCTTTATCTCAATCCCCGAACTTCTCATTGTCGTCCTGCTGGCCCAGATTCTCGGCAGCAGTGTCTGGGGCGTCGGCGCTGCCATCGGCCTTGTTAGCTGGCCCAAGGTGGCGCGGCTCTTTCATGGAGAAACGCGCAAGCTCCGGCACGAGGCGTTCGTCGAATCTGCGCGGGTGGCGGGTGCCGGCACGGCGCGAGTGGTATTCCGCCACCTGTTGCCGAATCTGCGCTCGACGGCCATTGTCGTTTTCTCGCTTCTGGTCGCATCCAGCATGCTCACCGAGAGCGTCCTGTCGTTCATCGGGCTTGGCATCAATGACCCGTTCGACCCTTGGGGAACCAGCTGGGGGACGCTCGCCTCGGCCGGATGGAGGGCCATCCGGGGCTACCCGCACCTGTTCTTTTTCCCCTCGGCGGCGGTGGCCCTGACAGTCTTTGTGATGAACTCCCTTGGGGAGTCCTTCCGGCGCCACCTGGAGCACCGGGAGCGGCGTGTGGGATAG
- the rpoZ gene encoding DNA-directed RNA polymerase subunit omega: MARVTVEDCIEKVPNRFELVKLASRRTKDLLRGSDSAVVNDDNNKEVVLALREIAAGCVSIKREGPEGQ; encoded by the coding sequence ATGGCGCGCGTAACTGTCGAAGATTGCATCGAAAAAGTCCCTAACCGGTTCGAGCTGGTCAAGCTCGCCTCCCGCCGCACGAAGGATCTCCTCCGGGGCAGCGATTCGGCTGTCGTGAATGACGACAACAACAAGGAAGTCGTGCTGGCGCTCCGCGAGATCGCCGCTGGCTGCGTAAGCATCAAGCGCGAGGGCCCCGAGGGCCAGTAA